A DNA window from Undibacterium sp. YM2 contains the following coding sequences:
- a CDS encoding LysR family transcriptional regulator, with product MKIENLSDLHVLVQTARCGSLSGAASVLGMTPAAASATLKRLETQLGTRLFERSTRALRITAQGQILLDYAQRAFDLLDEGESQVSEARTALVGTIRVAAPSDLTRTTLLPWLDEFLALHPGVQLALNVGDRPLDVVRDEVDVAIRYGTLTDSRLVARVLAQSRPILCAAPSYLAHHPAPQTPQDLAHHNCLLFERSSRLHKTWRFGQNGKWKEVRVKGDRSADDASLARMWAIAGAGIIFKSLIDVRQELADGSLVALLTDWETEAYPLHALLPSGRFIPNRVRALVEFLAGKFAAIDT from the coding sequence ATGAAAATTGAAAATCTCAGCGACCTGCATGTACTCGTGCAAACCGCACGCTGCGGCTCACTATCAGGCGCAGCCAGCGTGCTGGGCATGACACCAGCCGCCGCCAGCGCCACTCTCAAGCGACTGGAAACCCAGTTGGGCACCCGCCTGTTCGAGCGATCTACCCGCGCCCTGCGAATTACCGCCCAAGGGCAAATCCTGCTCGACTATGCGCAGAGGGCGTTTGATTTGCTCGATGAAGGCGAATCCCAGGTATCAGAAGCCCGCACCGCCCTGGTCGGCACGATACGCGTCGCCGCCCCGTCCGACCTGACCCGCACCACCCTGCTGCCCTGGCTGGATGAATTCCTGGCACTGCACCCAGGTGTGCAACTGGCATTGAATGTCGGTGACAGGCCACTCGACGTAGTACGTGATGAGGTCGATGTCGCAATAAGATATGGCACCCTGACAGACTCACGTCTGGTCGCCAGGGTACTGGCACAAAGCCGCCCCATACTCTGCGCCGCCCCCAGCTACCTGGCCCACCACCCCGCCCCGCAAACACCGCAAGACCTTGCACATCACAATTGCCTGCTGTTCGAGCGCAGCAGCCGCCTGCACAAAACCTGGCGCTTTGGGCAAAACGGTAAATGGAAAGAAGTCAGAGTAAAAGGCGACCGCAGCGCCGACGATGCCTCACTAGCCCGCATGTGGGCGATAGCAGGTGCGGGCATCATCTTCAAGTCATTGATTGATGTCAGGCAAGAACTGGCAGATGGCAGTTTGGTGGCGCTGCTGACGGACTGGGAGACTGAGGCCTATCCGCTGCATGCACTGTTGCCTAGTGGGCGTTTCATACCTAACCGGGTGCGGGCTTTGGTGGAGTTTTTGGCGGGGAAGTTTGCGGCAATTGATACTTAA
- a CDS encoding zinc-binding alcohol dehydrogenase family protein translates to MKAIAYRHSLPIDNTASLEDVALPKPTLEARDLLVRVNAISVNPVDTKVRLGRAPAEGQLNVLGWDAVGIVEEVGAAVSNFKAGDRVYYAGAIDRPGANSELHAVDERIVAKAPTTLDDAQAAALPLTTITAYELLFERLGVAKNGGAGQTLLVIGGAGGVGSILIQLARQLTQLRVIATASRAETRQWCLDLGAHAVIDHSKPLSDELKAIGINEVDIVAGLTQTAQHYAEIIASLKPQGKLAVIDDMVALDLMQLKGKSISLHWEMMFTRSMFKTVDMDEQGKLLAEVAALVDAGKVRTTVNANFGKINAANLRKAHALIESGKAQGKVVLQGF, encoded by the coding sequence ATGAAAGCCATTGCTTACCGCCATTCTTTGCCTATCGACAACACTGCATCACTGGAAGATGTGGCATTGCCAAAACCGACGCTGGAAGCGCGCGACCTGCTGGTGCGCGTGAATGCCATCTCTGTCAACCCTGTCGATACAAAAGTCAGACTGGGCCGCGCACCTGCTGAAGGCCAGTTGAACGTGCTGGGCTGGGATGCGGTGGGCATCGTTGAAGAAGTCGGCGCGGCAGTCAGCAATTTCAAAGCGGGCGACCGTGTTTACTATGCTGGCGCGATAGACCGCCCCGGTGCAAACAGTGAATTGCATGCAGTGGATGAACGCATAGTCGCCAAGGCCCCAACCACACTGGATGATGCACAGGCCGCCGCCTTGCCACTGACTACGATCACTGCCTATGAATTGCTGTTTGAACGCCTGGGTGTTGCCAAGAATGGTGGCGCAGGCCAGACCTTGCTGGTGATAGGTGGTGCTGGTGGTGTTGGTTCCATCCTCATACAACTGGCGCGCCAGTTGACGCAATTGCGTGTGATTGCCACAGCTTCACGTGCCGAGACACGTCAGTGGTGCCTGGATCTGGGCGCGCATGCTGTGATCGATCATTCGAAACCTTTGAGTGATGAATTGAAAGCCATAGGCATCAATGAAGTCGATATCGTCGCTGGCCTGACGCAGACAGCCCAGCATTACGCAGAAATCATCGCCAGCCTGAAACCACAAGGCAAGCTGGCCGTGATTGACGACATGGTGGCGCTGGACTTGATGCAATTGAAAGGCAAATCCATCTCCCTGCACTGGGAAATGATGTTCACCCGTTCGATGTTCAAGACGGTCGATATGGATGAGCAAGGCAAGCTGCTGGCAGAAGTGGCCGCACTGGTGGATGCAGGCAAAGTACGTACAACTGTGAATGCGAATTTTGGCAAGATCAATGCGGCAAACTTGCGCAAGGCGCATGCGCTGATAGAAAGCGGCAAGGCGCAAGGCAAGGTTGTTCTGCAAGGCTTTTAA
- a CDS encoding heme-binding protein — protein sequence MQTTNINKSFAAASITRDAANALITAAGAAARDIGIDVTIAVTDNAGHLKAFERADSAAFLTVDVAIDKAWTAASFGLPPHTWTAIIGNEVVAQLAHRPRLVAVGGGCPIIENGKVIGGIGISGGNALQDQQAAEITLAALGFEVKA from the coding sequence ATGCAAACGACGAACATCAATAAATCATTTGCAGCAGCCAGCATCACCCGCGATGCTGCGAATGCGCTGATCACCGCAGCCGGTGCTGCTGCCCGCGATATCGGTATCGATGTCACGATAGCCGTCACTGACAATGCCGGTCACTTGAAAGCATTTGAACGAGCAGACAGTGCCGCATTTTTGACGGTAGATGTGGCAATCGACAAAGCCTGGACGGCAGCCTCGTTTGGCCTGCCTCCTCACACCTGGACAGCGATCATTGGCAATGAGGTAGTAGCCCAGCTTGCCCACAGGCCGCGCCTGGTGGCCGTTGGTGGTGGTTGCCCGATTATTGAAAATGGCAAAGTCATAGGCGGTATAGGTATCTCAGGCGGTAATGCACTGCAAGACCAGCAAGCTGCGGAGATTACACTGGCTGCACTGGGTTTTGAAGTGAAGGCATAA
- a CDS encoding nuclear transport factor 2 family protein, which produces MTTIINRSFVNILVTVLLTLSMSVARAENTSGADAVKAASVDFFNSVSQRNLTAVASYLDTEGFTEFVAESDKLLQLDANAFAGLFKSGAQIDLRLLDVQVKATSDAAIVTGTRVGAITRPGAAVVEAKSLITMVWFKKDNAWLLKHIHLSPVTSNK; this is translated from the coding sequence ATGACAACCATCATTAACCGCTCATTCGTCAACATTCTGGTGACAGTTTTACTCACACTGAGCATGTCCGTTGCCAGGGCAGAAAATACCAGCGGGGCAGATGCCGTAAAAGCGGCATCAGTCGATTTTTTCAACAGTGTCAGCCAACGCAATTTAACAGCAGTTGCGAGTTATCTTGACACTGAAGGTTTTACTGAATTCGTCGCTGAATCTGACAAGCTCTTGCAACTCGATGCGAATGCATTTGCCGGACTATTCAAATCTGGCGCACAAATCGATTTGCGTCTGCTTGATGTGCAAGTCAAAGCCACGAGTGACGCAGCGATAGTCACTGGCACCCGTGTTGGTGCGATTACCAGGCCGGGTGCGGCAGTCGTCGAAGCTAAATCGCTGATCACGATGGTGTGGTTTAAAAAGGATAATGCCTGGCTATTAAAGCATATTCACCTGTCACCTGTGACCAGCAATAAATAA